The region AAACCCCCGACCGCACCCTGCGAAGGGCCGACCAGGCCCTCTACGCGGTGAAGCGCCAGGGCCGCGACGGCGTACGCCTGTCCGCTGCCTAGCCCCGCCCGCAACCACCGTCGATCATGGAGTTGTGGTGGGGACGTTCACCCTTTGCGGGGTCAAAACGCCCACCACAAGTCCATGATCGACCGCGACCACCCCGGCCCTCAGGACGTGCGGAGCTCCTTGGCGAGGAGTTCGGCGATCTGGGCCGTGTTGAGGGCCGCCCCCTTGCGCAGGTTGTCGCCGGTGACGAAGAAGTCGAGGGCGCGGGGGTCGTCCAGGGCGCGGCGGATCCGGCCGACCCAGGACGGGTCGGTGCCGACGGCGTCGATCGGCATCGGGAACTCTCCGGCCGCGGGATCGTCGACCAGGATCACTCCGGGTGCGTTGCGCAGCGCCTCCCGGGCGCCTTCGGCGTCCACCTCGCTGGCGAACACCGCGTGCACGGCCACCGAGTGCGCGGTGACCACCGGCACCCGGACGCAGGTGGCGGACACCTTGAGGTCGGGCAGGCCGAGGATCTTCCGCGACTCGTTGCGGATCTTCATCTCCTCCGACGACCAACCGGCGTCGGCCGGGGAGCCGGCCCAGGGCACCACGTTGAGCGCGATCGGGGCCGGGAACGGGCCGAGGTCGTCGCCGACCGCCTGCCGGACGTCACCGGTGCGGGAGCCGAGCGCCCGATCACCGGCGACCTTGCTGAGCTGGTCGTGCAGGATGTCCACACCGGATTTACCCGCCCCGGAGACCGCCTGGTAGGAGGCGAGCACCAACTCCCGTAGGCCGTACTCACGGTGCAGCGGCGCGACCGCGACGATCATCGCGAGGGTGGTGCAGTTGGCGTTGGCGATGATGCCCCGGGGTCGGTTGCGGACCTGTTCGGGGTTGATCTCCGGAACGACCAGCGGGACGTCCCGGTCCATCCGGAACGCGCCGGAGTTGTCGACGGCGATCGCGCCTCGGGAGACGGCGATCGGCGCCCACTCGGCGGAGACCTCGTCGGGCACGTCGAACATCGCCACGTCGACCCCGTCGAACGCCTCGGGGGTCAGCGCCTGGACGACCAGGTCCTCGCCTCGGCAGCGCACCCGTCGCCCGACCGAACGCTCGGAGGCGAGCAGTCGGATCTCACCCCAGACGTTGCGTCGTCCGGTGAGCAGTTCGCACATCACGGTGCCGACGGCACCGGTCGCTCCGACCACGGCGAGGGTGGGCAGCGCCGTCATCGGCGCTACCTACCCGTCCCCGCGTAGACCACGGCTTCGGTGTCGCCGCCCAGCTCGAACGCGTCGTGGATGGCGCGGACGGCGGCGTCGAGGTCGGTGTCCCGGCAGA is a window of Micromonospora sp. WMMD961 DNA encoding:
- a CDS encoding aspartate-semialdehyde dehydrogenase, whose protein sequence is MTALPTLAVVGATGAVGTVMCELLTGRRNVWGEIRLLASERSVGRRVRCRGEDLVVQALTPEAFDGVDVAMFDVPDEVSAEWAPIAVSRGAIAVDNSGAFRMDRDVPLVVPEINPEQVRNRPRGIIANANCTTLAMIVAVAPLHREYGLRELVLASYQAVSGAGKSGVDILHDQLSKVAGDRALGSRTGDVRQAVGDDLGPFPAPIALNVVPWAGSPADAGWSSEEMKIRNESRKILGLPDLKVSATCVRVPVVTAHSVAVHAVFASEVDAEGAREALRNAPGVILVDDPAAGEFPMPIDAVGTDPSWVGRIRRALDDPRALDFFVTGDNLRKGAALNTAQIAELLAKELRTS